The Candidatus Edwardsbacteria bacterium genome has a segment encoding these proteins:
- a CDS encoding ABC transporter permease: protein MNRYLTNKISGVLSEIYRFFAFHWEVLRRLVRPPYYGQTIWEQMDRIGVDSLSIVVLVGFFTGFVLAFQIGYAMMRFGAKIYVGGIVAVSLVRELGPVLIAMVFAGRVGAGITAELGAMQVSEQIDAMRALATDPLRKLVLTRIVAATLMLPVLVVIGDLIGILGGMLVGVMNLGLTASFYRSSVINSLVFNDLFSGLIKPLVFGAMISGVACYYGLNTRGGTKGVGEAVTRTVVVSSVLIFLMDAVITKLLFLLGI, encoded by the coding sequence ATGAATAGATATCTCACCAATAAAATATCCGGGGTCCTTTCGGAGATATACCGGTTTTTCGCCTTTCATTGGGAGGTGCTGAGAAGGTTGGTCCGGCCGCCCTATTACGGTCAGACCATCTGGGAACAGATGGATCGGATCGGGGTGGATTCGCTTTCCATTGTCGTGCTGGTGGGTTTCTTCACCGGATTCGTCCTGGCCTTTCAGATTGGCTACGCTATGATGCGGTTCGGGGCCAAGATATACGTGGGGGGCATCGTGGCGGTCTCCCTGGTTCGGGAGCTGGGTCCGGTGCTGATAGCCATGGTCTTTGCCGGGCGGGTGGGGGCCGGGATAACCGCCGAACTGGGTGCCATGCAGGTATCGGAGCAGATCGACGCCATGAGGGCCCTGGCCACCGACCCCTTGCGGAAGCTGGTGCTGACCCGGATCGTGGCTGCCACCCTGATGCTGCCGGTACTGGTGGTGATCGGGGATCTTATCGGCATACTGGGAGGAATGCTGGTGGGGGTGATGAACCTGGGACTGACTGCGTCGTTCTATAGAAGCTCGGTGATAAACTCCCTGGTTTTTAACGATCTGTTCAGCGGCTTGATAAAACCGCTGGTGTTCGGGGCCATGATCTCCGGGGTGGCCTGCTATTACGGGCTCAACACCAGAGGCGGCACCAAGGGGGTGGGCGAGGCCGTGACCAGGACGGTGGTGGTGTCCTCGGTGCTGATATTCCTTATGGACGCGGTCATAACCAAGCTTTTATTCCTGCTGGGAATATGA
- a CDS encoding ATP-binding cassette domain-containing protein, producing the protein MIELRNIHKSFEGKQVLKGVSLSLNDGETIVILGRSGCGKSVLLKIILRLLKQDQGSILIDGSDTTRYLEEQMMPVRKRMGMLFQGAALFDSFNVGENVAYALREHTKNSEEQIRAKVAECLEFVELSGTELLMPSELSGGMKKRVALARAMALDPVYMFYDEPTTGLDPLTSRKINQLIKKLQSERNVSSIVVTHEIANAFQVADRFVVIKDGEILLTGSSAEIKGSKLKFVQDFIKGGIISDGRH; encoded by the coding sequence ATGATAGAGTTAAGAAATATACATAAATCCTTTGAAGGGAAGCAGGTGTTGAAGGGCGTCAGCCTTTCCCTCAACGACGGCGAGACCATAGTGATACTGGGGCGTTCGGGCTGCGGCAAGAGCGTGCTGCTCAAGATCATTCTGCGGCTGCTAAAGCAGGACCAGGGATCGATCCTGATCGATGGCAGCGACACCACCCGTTACCTCGAGGAGCAGATGATGCCGGTCCGCAAGCGGATGGGAATGCTGTTCCAGGGCGCGGCATTGTTTGACTCGTTCAACGTGGGAGAGAACGTGGCCTATGCCCTCAGGGAGCATACAAAAAATTCCGAGGAACAGATAAGGGCCAAGGTGGCCGAGTGCCTGGAGTTTGTGGAGCTGTCAGGGACCGAACTTCTTATGCCTTCGGAGCTTTCCGGCGGCATGAAAAAGCGGGTGGCCCTGGCCCGGGCCATGGCTCTGGATCCGGTTTATATGTTCTACGACGAGCCCACCACCGGCCTGGATCCCCTGACCTCACGGAAGATAAACCAATTGATAAAAAAGCTTCAGTCGGAGAGGAATGTATCATCGATAGTGGTCACCCATGAGATAGCCAATGCTTTTCAGGTGGCCGACCGGTTCGTGGTCATCAAGGACGGGGAGATACTGCTGACCGGAAGTTCCGCCGAGATCAAGGGATCAAAATTGAAATTCGTTCAGGATTTTATTAAAGGAGGGATAATAAGCGATGGCAGGCATTAG
- a CDS encoding MlaD family protein — protein sequence MAGIRISHELKVGALITAGLIIALITIFSVGERQGLLKQRYYLKAQFDDAGGLQKGAPVRVSGFQVGVVNSIDLVETAGKPRVEINLRIEKSWQNKIRKGSVARISSLGLLGDKLVEIVPVNQSNAVLNNGDLLLTKEVMPPEEILATVAEISDTLRSTTLSLNVIMKKIEKGTGTLGKMIDDPRLYTNLDSVMVSMNHLILLIKGNKGTIGKLMNDPALYNSLNQTMSNLNTISDSLRRGQGSLGKLLREPDFYNSLDSTSKRLDVILSRMERGEGTLGKLSKDEEMYQKLKESSQELNQLIKDMKANPKKYLGVSIF from the coding sequence ATGGCAGGCATTAGGATATCACACGAGTTGAAGGTGGGGGCCCTGATCACGGCCGGGCTGATCATAGCCCTGATAACCATATTCTCGGTGGGAGAGCGCCAGGGCTTGCTCAAGCAAAGATATTATCTTAAAGCGCAATTCGACGATGCCGGCGGCCTGCAGAAGGGCGCTCCGGTCAGGGTCTCCGGCTTTCAGGTGGGGGTGGTTAACAGCATCGACCTGGTGGAGACGGCCGGCAAACCGAGGGTGGAGATAAACCTGCGGATAGAGAAAAGCTGGCAGAACAAGATACGGAAGGGGTCGGTAGCCAGGATCAGCAGCCTGGGCTTGCTGGGGGACAAGCTGGTGGAGATCGTCCCTGTCAACCAAAGCAACGCCGTCCTGAATAACGGGGATTTGCTTTTGACAAAAGAAGTGATGCCCCCCGAGGAGATACTGGCCACCGTCGCCGAGATATCGGATACCCTGAGGTCCACCACCCTGTCGCTTAACGTGATAATGAAAAAGATCGAAAAGGGCACCGGCACTCTGGGTAAAATGATCGATGACCCCCGATTGTATACCAACCTTGATTCGGTCATGGTCAGCATGAACCATCTTATATTGCTGATCAAGGGCAACAAGGGAACCATTGGCAAGCTGATGAACGATCCCGCTCTGTACAATAGCCTCAATCAGACCATGTCCAATTTAAACACCATCTCCGACAGCCTGCGCCGAGGGCAGGGCAGCCTGGGCAAGCTATTGCGGGAGCCGGATTTTTATAACTCCCTGGACTCGACCTCCAAGCGCTTGGATGTTATTCTCTCCCGGATGGAAAGGGGAGAGGGGACATTGGGCAAGCTGTCCAAGGACGAAGAGATGTACCAGAAACTCAAGGAATCTTCCCAAGAGCTGAACCAACTGATAAAAGACATGAAAGCCAATCCCAAAAAGTA